A single genomic interval of Eleutherodactylus coqui strain aEleCoq1 chromosome 3, aEleCoq1.hap1, whole genome shotgun sequence harbors:
- the LOC136620171 gene encoding mucin-7-like — MRLFPFLLNHLGNVAMDWEVALPNTSVSDPTKVALPNTSVSDPTKVALPNTSVSDPTKVALPNTSVSDPTKVALPNTSVSDPTKVALPNTSVSDPTKVALPNTSVSDPTKVALPNTSVSDPTKVALPNTSVSDPTKVALPNTSVSDPTKVALPNTSVSDPTKVALPNTSVSDPTKEALPNTMALPHTSVPPPTKVALPNTSVSDPTKVALPNTSVSDPTKVALPNTSVSDPTKVALPNTSVSDPTKVALPNTSVPDPTKVALPNTSVPDPTKVALPNTSVPDPTKVALPNTSVSDPTKVALPNTSVSDPTKVALPNTSVSDPTKEALPNTSVSDPTKVALPNTTPVVPDPTKVALPNTSVPDPTKVALPNTSVPDPTKVALPNTSVPDPTKVALPNTSVPDPTKVALPNTSVPDPTKVALPNTSVSDPTKVALPNTSVSDPTKVALPNTIAKLSASSSGSPDRTLGLGTEGPALEAAELESELSKNRNQGLFGQNGAVKINLVQQLWIFCRAWEIKGKGRKACAKSTSHSWESESSAKGLLAVFKGNELVAL; from the exons tGGCCCTCCCCAACACCAGCGTGTCCGATCCCACCAAAGTGGCCCTCCCCAACACCAGCGTGTCCGATCCCACCAAAGTGGCCCTCCCCAACACCAGCGTGTCCGATCCCACCAAAGTGGCCCTCCCCAACACCAGCGTGTCCGATCCCACCAAAGTGGCCCTCCCCAACACCAGCGTGTCCGATCCCACCAAAGTGGCCCTCCCCAACACCAGCGTGTCCGATCCCACCAAAGTGGCCCTCCCCAACACCAGCGTGTCCGATCCCACCAAAGTGGCCCTCCCCAACACCAGCGTGTCCGATCCCACCAAAGTGGCCCTCCCCAACACCAGCGTGTCCGATCCCACCAAAGTGGCCCTCCCCAACACCAGCGTGTCCGATCCCACCAAAGTGGCCCTCCCCAACACCAGCGTGTCCGATCCCACCAAAGTGGCCCTCCCCAACACCAGCGTGTCCGATCCCACCAAAGAGGCCCTCCCCAACACCA tggccctccccCACACCAGTGTGCCCCCCCCCACCAAAGTGGCCCTCCCCAACACCAGCGTGTCCGATCCCACCAAAGTGGCCCTCCCCAACACCAGCGTGTCCGATCCCACCAAAGTGGCCCTCCCCAACACCAGCGTGTCCGATCCCACCAAAGTGGCCCTCCCCAACACCAGCGTGTCCGATCCCACCAAAGTGGCCCTCCCCAACACCAGTGTCCCCGATCCCACCAAAGTGGCCCTCCCCAACACCAGTGTCCCCGATCCCACCAAAGTGGCCCTCCCCAACACCAGTGTCCCCGATCCCACCAAAGTGGCCCTCCCCAACACCAGCGTGTCCGATCCCACCAAAGTGGCCCTCCCCAACACCAGCGTGTCCGATCCCACCAAAGTGGCCCTCCCCAACACCAGCGTGTCCGATCCCACCAAAGAGGCCCTCCCCAACACCAGCGTGTCCGATCCCACCAAAGTGGCCCTCCCCAACACAACACCAGT TGTCCCCGATCCCACCAAAGTGGCCCTCCCCAACACCAGTGTCCCCGATCCCACTAAAGTGGCCCTCCCCAACACCAGTGTCCCCGATCCCACCAAAGTGGCCCTCCCCAACACCAGTGTCCCCGATCCCACCAAAGTGGCCCTCCCCAACACCAGTGTCCCCGATCCCACCAAAGTGGCCCTCCCCAACACCAGTGTCCCCGATCCCACCAAAGTGGCCCTCCCCAACACCAGTGTGTCCGATCCCACCAAAGTGGCCCTCCCCAACACCAGTGTGTCCGATCCCACCAAAGTGGCCCTCCCCAACACCA TAGCCAAGCTGTCAGCTTCATCCAGTGGATCTCCTGACAGAACACTGGGCCTTGGGACAGAAGGTCCTGCCTTAGAGGCAGCAGAATTGGAGTCTGAATTGTCAAAGAACAGGAACCAGGGTCTTTTTGGCCAGAACGGAGCAGTGAAGATAAACCTGGTCCAGCAGTTGTGGATTTTTTGCAGAGCTTGGGAAATTAAGGGAAAGGGAAGGAAAGCATGTGCCAAGTCGACGTCCCATTCCTGGGAGAGCGAGTCCAGTGCCAAGGGATTGTTAGCTGTGTTTAAAGGAAATGAACTTGTTGCACTTTGA